From the genome of Brassica oleracea var. oleracea cultivar TO1000 unplaced genomic scaffold, BOL UnpScaffold00935, whole genome shotgun sequence:
TTGTAGAATGTTTGTGTTATGGTGATTATACCAAGTTTGTGATTTTCAAAGAACTATTATATCAACTTAACAAGTATTTTGCAAAATCTAATCATTcaacttctttaaaaaaaaaaatctcctaaTAGGTCGTGGAGCTGGCAGACTTTCCCTTTAAAACAATAGATTAAAAAGGACGATGGAATAGGATGTTACATGATGAATAGAAGCCATTGTTGGAAGATTTCTATTATTTCTGGCTTCAAATGGTAATCGACGAAACTGCACCGCACCTTAGTTTATCCACGTGTTACTATTTGGACTATCAGAAAGCTGTTCGCAACAGTATATGGTTGTTGCTGATGCTTCATTTGAACTTTGGACAGGTATACAATCAAATTTAGTCGTTTTTCACATCACGGGATAAATCTGTTGCGTTGTAAGCATTATAGGGTTAGCTTTTTTTACAATACAACAAggacttaataaaaaaaaaaacaaataagtttTGGAAACAATGTGTGTAGTCAGTGGTTGCATGATAACTGCAAAATGAATCTATGACATCATTCTCCGGCAAGCATACTCGAACAACGTCTGAACTGTGCCTTTTGCTGATGCTTCATTTGGTAGGTTAAGAAGCCTAGAAACCCTGGAGAAACCGATATCATGTTTCATTATGGAACTAGGCTCTGGTTCTAGTTCAGGTTCCAGACCAAATTGTTTCTGTTTGTTGTTACTGGTTCTTGTCAGTGCCCATTGCATAGACCATATGGCAAGGGGACGCATATAAGTCAGTGCTCTATACTGATCATTTGTGTTCCAAGCTTCAGGCGTTTGAAACGAGTAACTGTTCAAACACATACAAACGTTTGTATCAAACACTTGAAGGAACATATGGAAACGCCTGAGAGTGATATCAACATAAAGCTTACCCCAGTCCGGTTTCCGACCAGGCAGCTTCATATATACCACTTGCAGTCTGAAACGCCTTGTCAACTAAACCTTCTTGGATCATTGTTGCAGACAGCGCGTAAGTGACACCAGACCATATCTCTCGTGATTGCATAGATGCTGTATCAACTTTCCCATCAGGGTGCATCCCGTTTACGGCCCCTCGTTTTCCATCTTTAATCTTCATCACATTGAAGTTGTAAACTTTCTCCAAAGCCATTCTGGCCTTGTCTTCATCTACAATAGGCATAAGACCTGATGCTCTGGCGTACCTACACTCTTACcatattatatttctaactaataaaataacacTTCTTATAGAAAAGAGGAGGGGAACAAACAAACCATTGACCAGCTAGTTGATCAGCTTGTATAGACGAGCTATATCGACTTCCACTGgtatcataattaaaatatgatccATTCCACAACTTCTTCTCGTACACAACCTTCGCCTTCTCAAACTTTGACCAAAAATAGTCTTGAGAGTTCTTGTCACCAACTTCACGAGCCAATGCGGATGCAGCTTGCAGTGCAGCCACCCAAAGTCCACCACAGTAAGCGCTAACACCAGATGCGGACCATGTATCGTACGTCTGATCAGGAAACCCTTCGTTCTCAATCATTCCATCGCCATCTTTGTCAAACTGAGCCATATACGCCATTGCAACATACACTGATGGCCATACCGCTAATGCAAACTTTTTGTCTCCTGTAGCAACTACGTCCCTGTAGACCTGGAGGACGAATTTGGGGTTTAAATCTTTCCACCGATCAGTATTGTGAAGATTGTACCCATTAACCTCAAACCAAGGATCGTTGATCCCTAAGTCATGAGGAACTGCACCAAGAACTTTCCTCTGTACCCATTGTCCTTCACTAAGAGTTTTCACTTTAGTGGGATCGTGTAGCATGACCGCAGCAGCAAAGTCTCTCTGGATACTAAGTTCTAGTTTTGGAAAAAGCATCACCAGCGCAAAAGACGCATAGAAATGAACATCGTAGGTGTTCCACATACGGTACTCGATTCCTTCTAGGTAGAGAAAGTGCCCAAtgttctcttctccttctcctagTAGCTTTGTGCCAAATGCAGAGTTTGATGCTGTTGATGCATGAAGTTGCTCAAGCGTTGAAGCCATTTTTTCAAGAACCGAGACAGCTGTATCATTCTGCTGCTGTGGTACATCTATGATGCTCTTCAGACCCGATTGAGATTTATCAAGTGAGAACTTCTTTTCTCTGACTCCTGCCAAGCTGTGTAGTGGAGATGATCCATCTGCCATGACAACAGAACATGAGAAGCTTGCGTGACAATGCCATGCTGAAAGTAAAATAGTATCTACCTGTCCAAAGAGTTCCTCCAGAATTAAGATAATAAAGCTCATTGAAGAGAGTGATAGGGTACCATGCAGGCAGCCTTTTATCTTCAAGTATTGGTCTCTGCCAGTCTTCTATCCAAGACTCCCATTGACTATGTCCTGTGCCATAATAAGAGTGTCAGTGTAAGAGCACCTTTTTCTACCTATTggaattctaaaattttatatacagtatgtgtatatatatattttatatgtttatataattatggagtCCATTATTTTACGGGAAAACCAACCCAAAGTTTCTAAACTTTCATGTTTTAAGAAACTTTGGACTGGGTTTCCCATAAACTAATATGGATCCCACAATCACAGTGCATATGAGGTAGAACTCCAGTGGGTAGAACTtccattggaggtgctctaagcTTCATTCtcaaaagaataatattatattataggaCTTTTACCAAGAATAGCATCATAAGCAATTTGTGCTGCGGCATCGCCATGAGTGCCATAAAACTTTGTGTAACGCCTGaaaaaagaattatgttttagaaGGCCATGATCACCATTAATTAGGTAAAGTTACTTAGAAAATCTTTACCTTGAATATATTTTACCACTAGGAAATTGCACTTCAGGGCAGTCCCAAGCCAAAGAAAATGTGATAATGCGTGACTCTCCCGGTAAGACTGTCGCGGAAGCAGCTACTGCTGCCCCGATCGATGATCCGTGTTCAGATTGCATCGACGCCTCAGAAGCATCAAGGTGATCAAAAGAGCCATGCTGTAACAAAATATCATCTTGTTGAATCATACAAATCATATGCAAGAATAAAATGTAAGAATTATCCCAACCTCTTTGATAATCTCCCACATATCTTTTGCTGTGATTCCATTTTGCTTTCCAGATACTGTGAAGAAAGGGCAGACTGAGACACTTACACCTTCGGTCTCCTGAGCTGAAACCGCATATGACAGAGATGGTAATCCGTTTGCTGTTCTGTGTCAGAGAAAAAATGCTTGaaacattcaaaaaaaaataatatatgatgcTTTACGCAAAGAATATGGAAGAACTTACTTATGGTGTAAGAGCACACCCTTGACTCCATCATTCATCCTATCACATTCATCAACATTGAGTAAGTATAAACACATACACAAAGTTGAAGAGTAAAGGCAGAAGAAAGATGGGTGAGCAGGagtaaaagtatattttatttgtacatTATCTTGGAGTTGTAGTGGCCACCTGAGAACTCTGAGTCTCCTCCAACAGAATTCTAAACCAAGGAAAATTTATCATTGACTTTTGTTTAGGGAAAGCCAAACAAAACGAATGCATTCAAAAGCTTATCTCACCGCCCAAGTAAAGAGCAATGTCGCATCCGCAGTAGCGTCTCCGAGATTATGAATCTGATGAATAATGAGTCCAAACTCATCAGTAACATATATGGTAGCTCTACatcatgaacaaaaaaaaaagaagaaagtggACATACGGTGAAAGTGAAAACAGAAA
Proteins encoded in this window:
- the LOC106320478 gene encoding non-lysosomal glucosylceramidase, producing the protein MSEENFMDNGEDVKSSATKVDPAIPASLTWQRKIDSNAKAPREFALTAKEILQMAPIGIRLWFLVREEAAKGRLAFIDPFSKHSVTSSHGVPLGGIGSGSIGRSFKGEFQRWQLFPPKCEDEPVLANQFSAFVSRANGRKYSSVLCPRNPKLAKQESESGIGSWDWNMKGDKATYHALYPRSWTIYEGEPDPELRIVCRQVSPFIPHNYKESSFPVSVFTFTIHNLGDATADATLLFTWANSVGGDSEFSGGHYNSKIMMNDGVKGVLLHHKTANGLPSLSYAVSAQETEGVSVSVCPFFTVSGKQNGITAKDMWEIIKEHGSFDHLDASEASMQSEHGSSIGAAVAASATVLPGESRIITFSLAWDCPEVQFPSGKIYSRRYTKFYGTHGDAAAQIAYDAILGHSQWESWIEDWQRPILEDKRLPAWYPITLFNELYYLNSGGTLWTDGSSPLHSLAGVREKKFSLDKSQSGLKSIIDVPQQQNDTAVSVLEKMASTLEQLHASTASNSAFGTKLLGEGEENIGHFLYLEGIEYRMWNTYDVHFYASFALVMLFPKLELSIQRDFAAAVMLHDPTKVKTLSEGQWVQRKVLGAVPHDLGINDPWFEVNGYNLHNTDRWKDLNPKFVLQVYRDVVATGDKKFALAVWPSVYVAMAYMAQFDKDGDGMIENEGFPDQTYDTWSASGVSAYCGGLWVAALQAASALAREVGDKNSQDYFWSKFEKAKVVYEKKLWNGSYFNYDTSGSRYSSSIQADQLAGQWYARASGLMPIVDEDKARMALEKVYNFNVMKIKDGKRGAVNGMHPDGKVDTASMQSREIWSGVTYALSATMIQEGLVDKAFQTASGIYEAAWSETGLGYSFQTPEAWNTNDQYRALTYMRPLAIWSMQWALTRTSNNKQKQFGLEPELEPEPSSIMKHDIGFSRVSRLLNLPNEASAKGTVQTLFEYACRRMMS